GTGTAGATCACGCTCTCGATGCCCCAGTCACGGCTGCCGGCCACCGCACCGGCGTCGCTGTCATTGCCGCCACCGTAGCTTTTGCCGGTGTAGGCTTCGACGCGCAGTTCGGCCATGTCATGCACATTGCGCAGGCGGTTGAGGCGCTGCACCTGGCGACTGTCGGGGTTGCGCGCGACCACGTCGTCGGTGAGCACGTCGAGCTGGCGCCACTCCTGCAAGTCCATGGCGGTGTAAGCCTGGGACACTTCCAGGCCGATGTCGCGCGGGGCCTGGGCTTCGGTTTCCTTCAGGATGCCTTCGGCGCGGCGCGGCAGGTCGCGGGCGCGGTACATGTCGGCCTGGGCCAGGCGCAGGCCGACGTTGCCCGGGGCCTTGGCCACCAGTGCATCCAACCCGGCCTCGCTGCCCGGCAGGTCACCGCCGTAGACGCCGGACTGGGCGGCCAGTTGTTGGGCGTCCATCCATGAATCGTTGGGGTTGCCGATGGGCAGGCCCTTGAGTTCAACCCGGGGTTTCTGGCTGTTGGCCAGGCCATTGGCGACTTCACGCGCTTGCTCGCCCTGATCGCTCTCCTGCAGGGCGTAGAACAACGCGGTGGTGTCTTCGACACGGTCATCCGGCTCGGCATCGGCGGCGCTCAGGGCCTGACGGTATAGCGGCTCGGCCTTTTCCGGCTGGCGTTGGTCCAGGTAGGACGCCGCCACCCAGCGCACGGCGTAGGTGGGTAATTGCACGCCTTCGCGGGTCAAGGTTTCGTATTCGCGCACCACATCCGCCGTGCGCGCCCGAGCCTTGAGGGCGCCCAGGCGATCGATGCGCCAGCGCACCACTTCATCGTGGGCGCTGGCGTCGGGGGTCCAGCGTGCGAGCAGGTTGTCGTAAGCCTGCAGCGCACGGTCGGCGATCACGTAGCGCTCCTGTTCGCTGCGGGTGGCGAACTCGGCCATGCGCACACGCTCGGCGGCCAGGTCGCCTTCCAGGCGGCGTTGGGTAACCGCATCCAGCAGGCCCGGACGCTGGGCCGACAGGCGCAACGCAGCCTCCGGCAAGCGAGCCTTTTGCAGGGCAACGATGTACTCGCGAGCAACTTCGGGTTTATCGCCGGCGCGCATAAAAGCCTGGTCGAATTCGAACAGGGCGTCGTAGTTCAAGCCGGCACGGGTCAGCGCATAACCCAGGGCCATGCGGCGGTTGGGGTCGTCAGGCTTGGCGGCCACCAATGCACGGGTGCTCTGCACCGCCTCGTTGGCCTTGCCGCCATCGGCCTGGGTGAGGGCCAGGCCCAGTTGCAGGTCGATGTTGTTCGGTTCGCGCAGCAACGCCTGACGGTACACCGCCTCGGCCTGGGCCCACTGTTTCTGGTTGCGATAGGTGCGCGCCACCGTGGCGAGCGCCTGGGTGCTGAGGTTGCGATGCTTGCCCTGGGCCTCGTAGACCTGCAGCACTTCGGCGTCCTGGCCGGCCCAACCGGCAATCACCAGGTGATCGCTGACCTGGCCGGGCGTCTGGCGCTCGGCGGACAACTGGCGCAATTGCGTAAGGGCGGGGGTGAAGTTGCCATTGCGCGCCTGAATGATCAGCGCATCGTAGGCCGGGTCGGCCAGGGCGTAAGCGGGCATCAACAATTGGCTGCACAAGGCGACCCCGATAAGCAGTCGCAACCGGCCTGATGCACTGAGTGGAGGGTTTGGCAACATATCGTGAGCTTCCTTACAGGGAAAGCTGTAACGATAGGTAGTCCTGGGCGTTTCGCTTCAGGGTGCCGACGTCTCATGACCCGGCCTAGCTTTCCTGTGGGCACTATCGCCGAGCGCGGGGCGCAAAAGCGCAAATCAGAACAATTGTTCAGATTTGGATAAGGACGTGGGATTTATACGCGGGACGGGAGGGAACGCTGCGTGTGGCGAAGGAGCAATCTCCCTCGCCACAGCATACTCAGTGCACTGACGCGATTATTGCTCGCCGCTGACCGCGCCGACTTTGGACATCACAAAGCCGATGAACTGCTCGACGGTCATTTTCTGGCCGTTGAAGGTCACTTCATTGTTGGCGTAGTGCAGTTTGGACACCACGTCGTTGCCGACCAGGGTCGCCAGTTGTGCGCCCACGGCCGTGCCGCTGACCATCTCGGCGGCCATCTGGGCTTGCTGCTCGATGGCTTTAGGGTCGGTCAGGCCAACAGCCTGGGCCTGCAGGGCCGACACATCGGCGATCATTGGCTTGGACAGGGTCAGGTTGGCGTCCAGCAGCGACACCATCTGCTTGCCCAGTTCCACCGGCGGCAATTCCATCGACGCGGGTTTGGCCAGGTCGACCACCAGGTTGAACTTGCTTTCGCCGTGGGTGGTTTTCAACGACAGGTTTTCCAGCGCCAATTGCGGCTTGGCGGCCAGCAGTTGGTTGACGTTGGCTTCGGCCAGGGCCTGCTCGGCTTCGGTCAACTGCAATTCAGGCGCGGGTTCGCCAGCGGCGGCGGCGGCTTGAACCGGCTGCAGCTTGTCCTGGTAGAGCTTGGTCAACACCAGCATGGCGGGGACGTCGACGTTTTTCATGCTCAGCGCCATGGCGGCCGATCCGACGGGTTTGCCCTTGTAGCCGATCTCGTCGATTTTGTAGTCGACGCGGCCGGCCAGGTTGTTGTCCTTGGTTTCGCTGGAGTCTTTCTGCTCAAAGCCTTTGAGCGAGATCACGTCTTTCTGCACGCCGACGGTGAACTTGGCGTCCGTCAGTTCCACGGTGTTCTGCCCGGTGTAGAAACCGAAGGTGGACTTGGCCAGGTTGCTGGCCACGGTCAGGCCGGCCAGTTCGGCTTCGAACGGCGCGCCCTGGGCATCCACGGCGGCGACCTTGAGGCTGTTCATGAAACCGTCGGCCTTGACCTTCTGGCCTTCGGCGGTGCTGTCGAAATTCATGTTGGCGCCGGAGAAGCTCACCGAGGACTTGTCATCCTTGAACTCCAGGGGCAGCAGTTCGACATTGCCGTTGACCGCGCGGGTGTAGCTGATATTGGCCACGCCCTTGAGCGGCGACACGTCTTTGGCGGCGGCAAACCACTTCTCGGTGGTAGCGTTCTTTTCCAGCTGGTAATGACTGGTGGCCATGACGGGCAGCCATTTAAGCGTGACCAGGCGCGAGAACGGCAACGGGCCGTGTTCGATATGGTCGACGAACAGCAGCTCCGGGTTCGGGTTTTCTTCGCCGAACACCGAGCCCTGCGCTTTCAGGCGGTAATGCGCGGTGCTGCTGAACACGCCACGTTCCAGCGACACCAATTCAAGGGCGACGCTGCCGTCGACGCCGGCCATGGAGGTTTGCAGTTCCTTGTTGGCGTTCTGGATTGCGGTCTGCAACACCGGCTCCAGCTGCTTGCCGGTGTACCAGGCGCCGCCTGCACTGACGACGCCGACGGCGACAACAAAACCCAAAAGAACGACTGCTGGCTTATTCATGAAGTGACCTGATCAAATCCTGTGAGAAGTGGGCTGTCTTCCTTGAACCCTGTAGGGGTTGGCTCAAGCCCGCCGAAAACGGGGGAAGATTAGCACTGGCGGCCTTAAACGGCGCAACCTTTCAGAGGCATCAGATCGCTACTGGTTCACGAATACTCCAACTCGATTTCGTCAAGCTGGTGATCGAAGCTCTTCAAACGTGCTGTCCAGGTGTACACCAGCACCTCGAACTCGCGGTGGATCACGGCATTGCCGGGGGTGTCGACCTTGGGATCGCAGAAGTCCAGCTGGTAGCGTTCGCGGGCCATCTGCGTGGCGACATCGGACAATTCCCGCGCGTTATTCAGCCAATGCCGACCTTCGGCGATCTGCTTGTCGAGCACCACGCACTGTTTTTTCAGGGTTTCGAGACTTTTTTCCAACGGCGTGCCGGTGAGGTCGCCCATGACTTCCTGGAAGGTACGCCCCGGCTGCCAGTAGCTGCCCCAGAAGTAGCGGTCGAACACGGTTTCGACGCGGCGCAGCGCGACCTTGGTGTCCCAGATGGCCACGCGGGTCTTGCCTTGTTCGAGGAGTTTTTTCTTGACGCGTTGATTCTGGTAGGACGCCCAGGCCACCACGCCGATGGACAAGGTGCCGATCACCAGGCAGGCGCTGTCGAGGAACACCATGGCCTTGTCGAGGGGGTGGGCGAGCATGACGCCGTAGAAATACGCGGCCGATAACAGCACCAGTGCGAAGAGCACGCACCAGAAAGCGGGAGCATAAGGGTTTTTCATTATTGGAATCCCCATGAGCAAACGCGAGCAGTGTCAGGCGGGCGCCTGGCTCAACAGCCACGGCGCCCGCCTGTCAAAGCATAGCTATTCGCTCAGGGTTTGCCGGGCGCGGAGGCTTGCGTTCGTCCGCTTTCCCAACCACCGCCGAGGGCCAGGAACAGGTCGATCTGGCTCATGGCGACCTGGGTGTTGGCCGCCGCCAATTGGGCACGCATATCGGTGTAGGTGCGCGTGGCCTGCAGGTCGGCCAGGAACGACGCACGACCGGCCTGGAAGAAGCGGTGCGTCTGGTCCGCCGCCTGTTGCGCCGATTGCTCGGCCTCGGCCAATGCGTCGCGGCGCTGCAACACGGCGGTGTACTGGGCCAGGCCGGTCTGGGTTTCGCGGATCGCGTTGAGCACCACCCCATCGAAATGCGCCAGGGCGCCCTGGGTGGCGGCTTCGGCCTCATGGATGCGTGCGCGGGCGCCGTTGGTCGGTACGGTCCAACTGATCATCGGGCCGAAGCCCCAGCGGTTGGTCGCCGGCTCGCCGAGGTTGTCGAGCAGGCCCACGGTGCCGACGCTGGCGCCGATGGCGATGTCCGGGTACAGCGCGCCGGTGGCCACGCCGATGCGCGCGGTGGCGGCAGCCAGCTGGCGTTCGGCCTGGCGCACGTCGGGGCGGCGCTTGAGCAGCGTGGCGCCGTCGCCCACCGGCAGCAATTGGGCGATGTGCGGCAGCTCGGCACAGTCGCCGGTGCCCGCCGGCAGTTGCTCGACGGGTTTGGCCAGCAGCATCGACAGTCGATAAAGGCCGGCCTGGCGCGCCGCCTGGTAGCGCGGCATGTCGGCGCGCAGGGACTTGTATTGCGTCTGCGAGCGGGTCACCTGGGTTTC
The sequence above is drawn from the Pseudomonas quebecensis genome and encodes:
- the pgaA gene encoding poly-beta-1,6 N-acetyl-D-glucosamine export porin PgaA; protein product: MLPNPPLSASGRLRLLIGVALCSQLLMPAYALADPAYDALIIQARNGNFTPALTQLRQLSAERQTPGQVSDHLVIAGWAGQDAEVLQVYEAQGKHRNLSTQALATVARTYRNQKQWAQAEAVYRQALLREPNNIDLQLGLALTQADGGKANEAVQSTRALVAAKPDDPNRRMALGYALTRAGLNYDALFEFDQAFMRAGDKPEVAREYIVALQKARLPEAALRLSAQRPGLLDAVTQRRLEGDLAAERVRMAEFATRSEQERYVIADRALQAYDNLLARWTPDASAHDEVVRWRIDRLGALKARARTADVVREYETLTREGVQLPTYAVRWVAASYLDQRQPEKAEPLYRQALSAADAEPDDRVEDTTALFYALQESDQGEQAREVANGLANSQKPRVELKGLPIGNPNDSWMDAQQLAAQSGVYGGDLPGSEAGLDALVAKAPGNVGLRLAQADMYRARDLPRRAEGILKETEAQAPRDIGLEVSQAYTAMDLQEWRQLDVLTDDVVARNPDSRQVQRLNRLRNVHDMAELRVEAYTGKSYGGGNDSDAGAVAGSRDWGIESVIYTPPIDEDWRLFAGAGYATADFEEGTGQHRWQRVGVERRTRDLTLEAEVSNHSYGFGSKQGARVAFAHDLNDHWQYGASLDYLAATTPLRALNADITANGGSGFIRWRANESREWKLSVSPSHFSDGNDRVEAVLTGREGLYSSPKVQVDLGLEVATSRNSKEDTVYFNPKSDFSVLPTVNVNHVLYHRYETQWSQQFQVGAGTYSQRDYSTGGVGLIGYGQRFRWNDVLEVGANLSLISRPYGGDRERDLRLLVDLTYRF
- a CDS encoding NADH:ubiquinone oxidoreductase subunit N yields the protein MKNPYAPAFWCVLFALVLLSAAYFYGVMLAHPLDKAMVFLDSACLVIGTLSIGVVAWASYQNQRVKKKLLEQGKTRVAIWDTKVALRRVETVFDRYFWGSYWQPGRTFQEVMGDLTGTPLEKSLETLKKQCVVLDKQIAEGRHWLNNARELSDVATQMARERYQLDFCDPKVDTPGNAVIHREFEVLVYTWTARLKSFDHQLDEIELEYS
- a CDS encoding YdgA family protein, with product MNKPAVVLLGFVVAVGVVSAGGAWYTGKQLEPVLQTAIQNANKELQTSMAGVDGSVALELVSLERGVFSSTAHYRLKAQGSVFGEENPNPELLFVDHIEHGPLPFSRLVTLKWLPVMATSHYQLEKNATTEKWFAAAKDVSPLKGVANISYTRAVNGNVELLPLEFKDDKSSVSFSGANMNFDSTAEGQKVKADGFMNSLKVAAVDAQGAPFEAELAGLTVASNLAKSTFGFYTGQNTVELTDAKFTVGVQKDVISLKGFEQKDSSETKDNNLAGRVDYKIDEIGYKGKPVGSAAMALSMKNVDVPAMLVLTKLYQDKLQPVQAAAAAGEPAPELQLTEAEQALAEANVNQLLAAKPQLALENLSLKTTHGESKFNLVVDLAKPASMELPPVELGKQMVSLLDANLTLSKPMIADVSALQAQAVGLTDPKAIEQQAQMAAEMVSGTAVGAQLATLVGNDVVSKLHYANNEVTFNGQKMTVEQFIGFVMSKVGAVSGEQ
- a CDS encoding efflux transporter outer membrane subunit, producing MKQLLAIVALGSLLSACQMVGPDYQVPDTAAVKRGDLQGQLPADGKNVVSAPVPADWWKLYNDPRLDELVRQAMASNTDLRVAAANLQRARYQVQQAESAGGWSAGAKAEAQRLQESGEAFLLPEKVPVGNIGSVGITTSYQFDLFGTLQRGIESAQASADATQAAADIARITLVADVVRSYTQVCAANEELAIANHSLQLQAQSTTLTQRLRDAGRGDETQVTRSQTQYKSLRADMPRYQAARQAGLYRLSMLLAKPVEQLPAGTGDCAELPHIAQLLPVGDGATLLKRRPDVRQAERQLAAATARIGVATGALYPDIAIGASVGTVGLLDNLGEPATNRWGFGPMISWTVPTNGARARIHEAEAATQGALAHFDGVVLNAIRETQTGLAQYTAVLQRRDALAEAEQSAQQAADQTHRFFQAGRASFLADLQATRTYTDMRAQLAAANTQVAMSQIDLFLALGGGWESGRTQASAPGKP